The DNA sequence CACCAGCACACCGCTACGCGACATCCGCTCACGCTGGGTGTAGAGCAGGTAGGCCACCCGGTGCAGCGCGACCGCCGTCTTGCCGGTGCCGGGCCCGCCTTCGACCACCAGCACGCCCGCGTGGCCGAGCCGGATGATCTCGTCCTGCTCGGCCTGGATGGTCGCGACGATGTCGCGCATCCCCTCACCGCGCGGCGCGTTGACGGCCGCCAGCAGGGCCGCGTCGCCGCGTTCGTCGTGGTACTCCCGGGGAGACGACCCCCCGGACCGACCGTGACCAGGACGGCCGAACACCTCGTCGGTGAAGTCGACGACCCGGCGGCCCATCGTGTGGAACTGCCGGCGTCGCCGCAGGTCTTCCGGCGACGCCGCGGTGGCGACGTAGAACGCGCGCGACGCCGGCGCCCGCCAATCGAGCAACAGCGGTTCGTAGTCGTTTTCGGCGTCGAAGATGCCGATCCGGCCGATGTAACTCCGTTCTCCCGAAACGGCGTCCAGCCTGCCGAAGCAGAGCCCGTTGTCGACGACGTTCAGCCGTGCCGTCTCGCGCCCCCGCACGCGCACGTCGGCGTCGCGCTCGACCAGCGCGATCCCGGTTTCCCCCAGTGCGGCCCGGAAACGGGCCGCGGCCTGCGCGCGTTCGCGGTCGAGACGCGCGTACAGCCCGGCTGTGTACGCGCGTTCGGCCCGCAATTCCTCGTCGTACCCCTGATTTGACAAGTTCCCCTCACAGCGGTTAGACTGACAACACATTCGGCGGGTTCTCCTATTTATTCGGAGAGCACGTCGATTTTTTATTGTCCACCCGCTGTCAAGAGCTTCGCACCGACCGCCGGACAGCCGGTGATCACCGGTATTGTCTCCGGGCATGAGCGGTCCACGGGTGTTCCGGATGATCCAGCCCGTCGACGACATCGAAACGGCGGTCGCGTTCTACGCGCGGGTCATCGGCGACCCCGGTGAGCGGATCGCACTCAACCGGCACTACTTCACCTGCGGCGGTGTGGTCCTCGCCTGCGTCGAAGCGCCGCTCGAACACCGGGAAGCGCGGCCCACCAAGGATCCGCGGATCGTCTACCTCGCGGTCGACGACGTCGACGAGGTCTTCGAGCGGGTGCGGGCCGCCGGGCCGCGGTGGCTCGACGACTCCATCGCGACGCAGTTCTGGGGCGAACGCTCCTTCTACGCCGACGACCCGTTCGGCAACCCGCTCTGCTTCGTCCAGGAGGACACGCTCTACTTGGGCGGGCCCGTCGGCTGAGCGTCCTCCAGCGGGTCACCGTCCAGTGGGTCACCGGTCAGCGGGCGCAGCCGGAACGGGATGACGAACCACAGCACGCCGAAGATCAGCAGCGTGAGCGCCGCGACGACGATCATCGCGGGTACGCCGTAGACCACCTTCGCGATGAGCGCGACGGTCGAAGTGATCGCCAGGGCCAGGCAGACGAGCCCGACCAGCACGAACCGGTTGCCGACGGTCAGGATCCGCTCGCGGCTGCCGGTGCGGAACAGCAGCCGGTGCCACGCCGCGGGCGCGGTCAGCAACGCCGTCGCCGCCACCGAGAGCATCACCGCGGTCAGGTGCAGCGACTTCTCGAAACCGCTGGCGTTGTGGAACCGGTCGGTGAACACGACCGACAGCAGGAAGCCGAAGAGGATCTGCACGCCGGCCTGCGCCACCCGCAGCTCCTGGAGCAGCTCGCCGACGTTGCGCGTCAGCTG is a window from the Amycolatopsis sp. NBC_00355 genome containing:
- a CDS encoding VOC family protein, which translates into the protein MSGPRVFRMIQPVDDIETAVAFYARVIGDPGERIALNRHYFTCGGVVLACVEAPLEHREARPTKDPRIVYLAVDDVDEVFERVRAAGPRWLDDSIATQFWGERSFYADDPFGNPLCFVQEDTLYLGGPVG
- a CDS encoding DUF6328 family protein; this encodes MPEHTGETRNQQLTRNVGELLQELRVAQAGVQILFGFLLSVVFTDRFHNASGFEKSLHLTAVMLSVAATALLTAPAAWHRLLFRTGSRERILTVGNRFVLVGLVCLALAITSTVALIAKVVYGVPAMIVVAALTLLIFGVLWFVIPFRLRPLTGDPLDGDPLEDAQPTGPPK